ACACTATCAAGCACCTTATTACCCGTACCCGTCGTGTCTTTGATAATTATTTTACCATTGTCAAAAGAAACTCTTTTGATCAATGAAAGCTCTAAAATAACAATGGCTAATAAACCGTGATCTATCGAATGTTCTGCTGCTGCCAAGAGTCTTCCTTCTTCGTCATCTAGGGCGATCAGCATTAATCCTTCTGCTAAACTTAACTTCATTTAAATTCTTGTTTGTTCTAAACTAGGTGCAAATATGATAAAACCTTTTTATTATTTCATAATTTTTTCAATGGTGAGCCCCTGTACTAAGATAGAAAAGACAACCACAGCGTATGTAGCGGTCACTATCACATCCTTGGCAGGAATGCTGTCAGACAAGGACAAAGCCAAAGCCACAGAGATACCACCTCTCAAGCCCCCCCAAGTTAATATCATAATGGTCTTTTTTTCAAACTTTTTCCCAAAAGCTTGCAAAATGGTGATTGGAATAGAAACACCCAAAAATCGAGCAAACAGCACAACAACAATAGCTACAGGCATAATTAGCAGGTAGTGATTTTGAAATGTCTGCGTAATCACAATAAATTCTAACCCAATCAGGATGAACAAAATAGCATTGAGAGCCTCGTCAAGCAAGTGCCAAAACTTATATACATATTCACCGGTAGCATTGGCGAGATGCTCACTTCGTCCTTGATTACCAATAAACAAGCCCATCACCACCATACCCAATGGAGCCGACACATGAATCAATTCGGCCAATCGTCCTCCTACCATCACTAGCGTCAAGGTGACCAACACTTCCAGCTCGACATGGTCATTGTCAATATAGTTGAGCAATTTGAAGCCCATGAAACCAAACAATGCTCCTAGCAGCAAGCCCCCAAACACTTCCGTCACAAACAAACCAGCAACACTCATGGCACTTACTTCGCCATGCTCTCCACCTCCTTGTGCAATACCAAGAATTGTCAAAAAGATAACTACTCCTACCCCATCGTTGAACAAGGATTCACCCGCAATTTTGATTTCCAAACGCTTCGCCAGGCCGACTTTCTTCACCAATGACAATACGGCAATAGGATCTGTAGGAGAAATCAATGCCCCAAACAACAAGCAATAGATTAACTCTACTTCTACCCCCATAAATGGGAAAGCAAAAAACATCAAATACCCCACTATAAATGTAGACATCAATGTCCCTACCGTAGCGAGGATCACCACAGGCAACTTTTCATTGAGCAATCGACTCAAGTCCACAGACAAGGCACCTGCAAACAACAAGAAGTTAAGCATCACATTCAACAATACCTCTTTGAAATCAAACTCTTGTACGATATGCTCTGCACCATTCAGTATAGACGGCATGACAAATCCCAACAAAACAATCCCCACCGAAGAAGCCAAAGCGATTGCCATCAGTCCAATGGTAGACGGTAATTTCAAAACAGTGATGTTGACAAGTGTAAAAACGGCTGCTAAAAATATCAGTAATGTGATCAGATCAAGTATCCCCATTGTTCCTTAATAAATTATGTAATCAATTGTATGAATAAATATACTTCTCAAGCGTTTTCTTCAATCCTTTCTACATCAGAAAACAGCATTAAAGCTGCCAAGATACGAACATTTCAAGCGTGATTCCGAACTTTTTTGATTAAAATCCAAGAGCCTTTTTCGGTTCAAATCGGTCCTATTATCCGTATAAATACCGACTCAATTTTTCAAAACTCATTTCCAAAAGGAGCGTTAAAACCAAAGAAATAATCTATAACCGCGATAAAAATTATTCAAATAACAAATTATCATATAAAGATTGTCATTTTTGCAATAATCATGAGTAGTCGATTTAATTCAAATAATTATGACTCTCTTTTATTGCAATAAGAATAATTTTGCGGCACTAACTGTGGCAGTTACACAATAGACTCCACACGATCAAAAACTAAAGTAATCATTGAATGACGGAATCTAAGGTCGCCAATTTTGTAATAGACTTTGACAGTACTTTCACACAAGTAGAAGCATTGGACATCTTGTGTACCTTGGCCTTTCAAGACGAAGAGGAAAAGAAGGTTGCATTGGCCGAAATCGAAAGAATCACCAATCTTGCCATGGGGGGAGACCTGTCGTTTAGAGAGTCCCTCGAGAGTAGGTTGAAAATACTGAGGGCACACAAGGATCATATTCCTCTATTAATTGAGGAATTAAAATCATTGGTCTCTCCCTCTTTCATAAGAAACAAAGAATTTTTAGAGAATAACTCAGAACACATTTACATTCTATCCAATGGATTCAAGGAGTTCATTAGTCCTATCGTGGAGGAATATGGCATCAAAGCAGACCATGTTTATGCCAACACATTTGAGTTTGACAACAAGGGTTTCATCACAGGATTTGACAAAGAAAACATCCTCTCTCGAAGCAAAGGAAAGCCTGCGCTCATCGAATCACTCAGTCTCGATGGTGAAGTGTATGTCATCGGTGATGGATACAATGACTATGAAATACGAAAAGAAGGACAAGCCAACCGCTTTTATGCCTTCACAGAAAATGTAAAAAGACAAAACGTGATGGACTATGCAGACCATATCGCTCCATCATTAGACGAAATATTATATCATAACAATATGGAAGGAGCACTCTCATACCCTAAAAACAGAATCAAAATTTTGCTACTCGAAAACATCCACAGCAAAGGGGTGCAAATCGTAGAAAATGAAGGTTATCAAGTAGAAGTCCACCCCGCAGGACTGACAGAAGACGAATTGGTTGAAAAGATCAAAGATGTATCTATTTTGGGCATTAGATCCAAAACAATCGTAACCAAAAGAGTACTTGACAATGCCAAGCGCTTGATGTCTATTGGTGCATTTTGTATCGGAACCAATCAAATCGATCTGACTGAGTGTACCAAAAGAGGCATCACCGTATTCAATGCTCCATATAGCAATACCCGATCCGTAGTAGAGCTCGCCATCGGCGAGATGATCATGCTCATCCGCAACTTACCAGACAAAATCGCCAAAATGCATGAAGGCAAATGGGACAAATCTGCCAAAAACAGTTTTGAGGTGAGAGGTAAGAAACTAGGTATCGTAGGCTATGGCAACATCGGCAAACAACTCTCTGTATTGGCAGAGGCGATGGGACTCCAAGTATTCTACTACGACATTGATGAGAAACTGCCTATCGGCAATATCACCAAATGCAATACACTCAATGAAATGCTCGCCCAAGTGGATATCGTATCGCTACATGTAGATGGACGCAAGAGCAATGAGAACATCATCGGCAAAGAACAATTCGATGCAATGAAAGAAGGCATGATCTTCATGAATCTCTCTAGAGGTCATGTCGTAGATATCCCTGAGCTGAAAAAAGCGATCGAATCAGGAAAAATTGTTGGAACAGCGGTGGATGTATTCCCAGAAGAACCCTTGAGCAATAACCACGAATTTGTCTCAGAATTGAGAGGTTTGCCAAATGTCATCTTGACTCCTCACATCGGTGGCAGCACACTCGAAGCTCAAGAAAACATTGCTGAATTCGTTCCGAACAAAATCATCAGCTACATCAACACAGGATCGACGACCAACAGTGTCAATTTTCCCAATTTGACCTTACCAAAATTGGAAAATGCGCATCGGTTCATTCATATTCACAAAAACAAACCAGGCATCATCGCTGAGATCAACAATATCCTAGCGAGTCACGACATCAATGTCATGGGACAATACCTCAAGACCAATGAGATCATGGGGTATGTCATCACTGATATTGACAAGAAGTACGACAAAGAAGTCATCAAGGTCATGAAGAAAATTGAAGGAACTATTCGATTCAGAGTATTGTACTAAAACCAAAAACCCCGTCCAATTGGACGGGGTTTATTACTAAGGATCTCATGGTTTAGTTAAACCTCTTAAGAAAAGATTTAAGCTATCCGAATGATTCAATCTTCCACTGTTATCTCCGAAGAGTCCCGATCTAAACCGAGATGAGGCCTGATTTAGCCACCAGAGTCACTCGTTTTTGTTATGATCTAAAGCTTAATAAACTTGCAGATCCAAAGAGGGTACAAATATATCTACTTTAACTTCTTTTACCATAATTTTGCGCTCATTACCGCCAAATGTCTCAAGCTATATAAATGAATAAAATATTCTTTACCCCCGGTCCTTCTGCTTTGTATTTCACTGCAGAACAGCATATCAAAAACGCCTTGAAAAACAACGTGGCATCTATCAGTCACAGAAGCAAGCAATATATCAGCATTCATGAAGAGACCGTCAATGCACTCAAAGAGCTCTTGGATTTGCCTGAAGGTTACAGCATTGGATTCACTTCTTCGGCTACTGAAGTCTGGGAAAGAATCTCTGAAAACCTCATCGACCAAACTTCCTACCACTTTGTCAATGGATCCTTCTCCGAAAAATTCTACCAGGCAGCCCATGACTTAGGCAAAAATGCAATATTGAATAAAGCCGCTTATGGATCTAACCATGATTTGAAAAATGTGGAGATTCCTGAGGAAGTAGAGTTGATTGGTCTCGCACAAAACGAGACCAGCACTGGTGCCATGCTACCTGTAGCAGACATCGAAGGTCTACGTGCCAAATACCCTGAAAAGCTTTTGGCTATTGATTCCGTTAGTTCCTTACCTGTGACACGTTACGACTTTAGCAAATTGGACACTCTGTATTTCTCTGTTCAGAAATGCTTTGGCTTGCCATCAGGACTAGGTGTCTGGATCTACAACGAAAGATGTCTGGAGACCGCTCGTAGGCTCAAGGAAGTGGGTAAATACCACGAAACCTACAACAGCCTATTGAGCATTGACAAGTTTGCTCAAAAAAACCAAACCAGTTGCACTCCCAACGTAATGAACATCTACTTATTGGGCAAAGTCGTGCAAGACATGCTCAGCAAAGGTATAGACCAAATCCGACAAGAGTCGGCATACAAGAGTGCTTTGATATACAACTTGTTTGAGAACCATGAAAGGCTAAATGCTTTCGTAACGGAAAAGAAATTTAGATCTACCACCATCGGTGTGGCAGAAGTACAAGGAGGTGCCGAGCCGCTCATGTCAGCTTTGGCAGACAAGGGTTTGCTCGTCGGAAGTGGATACAGCCAGTTCAAAGGCAAACATATACGCATTGCCAACTTCCCTACGCATTCCAAAGAACAAATGGAACTACTCGTAGACACGATCAATACCATTGAGTTCTAACCTTTTTGATATATTACATTTTAATTCCCTCGTTTAATCCACCGAATACTCATGAATAGATTCAAAAGAATACTGGTTGCCCTAGATCATACAGATATGGACAAGGAGTTGATTCGTGCAGCATCCTTCATCTCTTCTTTAGCCAAAAGTGAAGAAGTTTTGTTTATCAACGTGATCAAAAATATTCAAGTCCCAGATCATATCAAGAAAGAGTTTCCAAACTTAATGCAGGACGCACTAAAAGAACGTAAAGAGGACATCCAATTGAGTGTAGATCGCTACTTTGAAAACCAAGAAACAAAAGCGGTCATAGAGATCAAAGCAGGTCAACCTACCAAATCTATCTTGAAAAATAGTGCGAGCGAAGAGATCGACCTCATCATCATGGGAAGAAAAAATGAAAAACCAGGTGGTGGTGTCATCATTCACCGAGTGGCCCGTAGAGCTGCCTGTTCACTTTTGATCATCCCCAAAGGCTTCAAAAAGAAGGTCAATAAAATCCTTGTCCCTATTGACTACTCCAACCACTCGTTGGACTCACTCAATCACATCATTGACATTTCTGAAAAGAACATGCCCAAGGTGAAAATTGTACCTCAGAATGTATACCAAGTACCTTCAGGGTATCACTACGCTGGCAAGAGTTATCAGGAGTTTGCGCAAATCATGGAGGAAAATAGTGGGAAAGAGTACAAAGCATTTGAGTCTAAAATCAAAAAAACGAAACTGGACATCAAACCGATCTTTACTCTTGACAGAGACGAAGATGTCATTTCTACCATCTACAAGACAGCCAAGAAAATCCGTGCCAATGCCATTGTCATCGGAGCAAAAGGGGTCACTAGCGCATCGGCACTATTTTTAGGGAGTAGTGCAGAAAAATTGATTCAGATGGATTCAGAAATCCCACTATTCGTCATGCGTGTCAAAGGCAAACAAAAAGGAATCATTGATTACCTGCTCAAACTCTAATGATCCGGTTGGGTTCCTCGGAACTTGTCCAACAAATCGTTGAATTGCTTACACTCTTCTTCGGTAAAATGATTGATTCGTTGGGTCAAATTATCCAACTTGGTATCTAACTCATCCAGCAGTGCTAAACCCTTTTCATTGATCTTTACATCCACCGCTCGGCGATCTTTGGAATTAATTTGACGAGTGGCTAAGCCTTTGGATACTAGTTTATCAATAATCCTAGAAGCATTGGACATACGATCCAACATGCGGTCTATAATCAAACTGATCGTAGCTACTTTAGGATACTGACCTCTCAAAATCCTCAATGCATTGTATTGCTGAATTGTCAACCCATAGGGTTTGAACAAATAAAACTCTTGTTGATTGAGCCAATTACTCGTAAACATCAAGTTCACTATTACTTTGTCAAATTCGGATTTGAACTTCTCCTGCTTTATGTCTTGATTCAGTCCCATGACATTTGTATAATATGTTACAACATTAAATATATAACTCGCGCACTAAAATTAAACAATGCTTGTTGATTATCTTGAAACAAAAGTGAAGGAGCCATGAAAACACAATCTACTCGAATCAAATACCTGCCAAAAATCATAGTTTCGGCCATTTTGATCCAAACACTATGGTTCAAATTTGGCATTGGCGGAGAGGCAGCCCTCAACGAATCCAAGCAGATTTTTGAGAATGTATCTCAAGGGCTATTCGATGACAAAGCGTACGAACCACTACTACGCATTGGGACTGGTTTATTGGAATTGACCATCGCAATCCTCCTATTCACCCCGCTCTCTGGCGTGGGCGCACTGTTGGGTAGCTTCGTCATGCTCAGCGCGATCGCTTCACACCTTCTTTGGCTCGGCCTAACTACAAACAACGATGGCGGCCTGCTTGTCTCGCTGGCCGCCATCGTATTGCTTTGTTGCATCAAAATAGTCTTTGACGAAAGAAAGCGAATCCCTTTCTTAAACTAACTTCTTACTTCACTACAAAACTCCCTTCTCCCATTTTGTAGTCATCTGTATATACTTCTACCTTGTGCTCACCCAAGTCATACTCTGATCCCTTGTCATACAGAAACGTAAGCGATTGTGTGTTTCTATCATAAAGAATTTCCTTTTTCACTGTAAAGAAGTTTTCACGTCCTTCAAATACAAACGTACCCGAACCAGTAGCCACATCAAATATCACTTTGCCATCGGGACCTGTAATCTTCAATAAGATATCCATTCCTTCAATTGGAGCTACTTTATTCTCCAAAACATCAAACTCAATCTTGAGATGGCTGATATGTCTATTTTTGAAAACACCTTCTTTTTCCTTGTCATTGCTATTGACAGCTATGACCTTCATTCCTTCGATTTTAAGCTGAGATGCAATTGCTACTTTTTGCTCAAGAGCACTACGATCTGTATTCAAATCACGCAAAGATTCGTTGAGCGCATTGGCTTCATCCTTCAACTCAGTATTCTCCTCAAGTAATTCCTGATTGAGTACCTTGAGTCGCTCGATCTCTTCATCTTGAGCCAACAATAGCTGTTTGTAGCCATCTACCTTTCCTTGTAGATCGTTTATTTGTCTGTATGCTCTTTTTCTAAATGCCTTCTTCTCTTCTTCCAGCTGATTCTTGATTTGCAACAATGTATCTATTTCTCCTCCCAGTTGCGCAATCTTTAGAATTCTGCTGTCTAGTTCATTACTCATAGAGTCCAAGTCATTGTAGGCTAAGTCAAGTTGTTGTTGGGTGATTCCATTTTGACGTTCCAACTCTATTGATTCGACTAACTTGTATACAAAGCCAATAGCCAGTGCCAACATCAAGATACTCGCTAATACGATAACGATCCTCTTTCTGCTTTGTGCTTCTTGCTTTTTCGGCTGTTGTTTCTGATTAATTTCCATATTCTCTTTAATTCCAAATTGTAAAAATAGGCCAATATCATTCTTAATCAAGACCTAGATGACTTAAGAATAAAATACAAATCAAAGACCAGACCAAAGTCAAAAATCCAACACGTAAGATTTCTTAGAAAGCTCTCTCTTAAAGACTAGAATACCCATTTGGAAATTCTCAATAACAATCCCCTGCCCAAATGCCCCAGAGATTTCTTCCCATGCTCGGCGCATACCTGAGGACCAATTGATATCATCGAAAATAACAACTCCCAATTGAGGATTGACAAGCCCCCTGAGCATACCCCAATACCTCATGGTCGCTTCATAGGTATGGTTGGCATCCAAGTAGATCAAATCAAAAGACTCTCCACAATCCAACATATTTGGCAATACGTCATCAATATCTTGCTCCAACAAACGAACCTTAGTATCTACCCCCAAAAGAGAAAAATGTGTTTGGGCCTTCTGTGCTAACATAACATTTCGCTCGACAGTGACCACTGATTGAACTGTCTGAGCCTCTGCCAACACCGATACATTGAGTCCCAAAGAAGTCCCCAACTCCAAGACAGACTTGGCTTCAATGTGTTCCAGCATACGCTTGATCATCCAAGAGTACCGCATAGGAGTTGTCCCATACTTAGCAATCTGACCTATTGTTTGCGAAGCGCCTAGAGATGTCCCTGCTCCCGCAGTACTATCTACCAAATTGGTATCCTTAGTCAGCTCAACCCACAAGCACAACGCAGGATGTGTATCATCCATTTTGGAGGCAGGTTTGAGCACCGTACAATACAAGGAAAAAACAAAGGGGGGTTGCAACGAATGTTCGTCCATTTTCGTCAACCAATAGATAAAAAACCGCTTGATACGAAAAAGCGCTACGTTGATTTCCAATACGTAAATACTGAGAGGTGACTAATTGTTTCGTTCGGGTACGACCATGACAAATTCAGGGATCAAAACTTCAATCATCTTGCCATCAATGATACGTTCCATAAGGTAAGTGCCATACATCTTACCAATACCACTTCTTAGGTTACAACCAGATACATACACATGCTCCTCTCCCGGCTCAATAGTAGGTTGTTGCCCTACTACTCCTTCACCCTCTACCTCACGATCCGAATACGCTGCATCCTTAATGTACCAGTGTCTACGTTTCAACTGAATGGTATTCTCACTTTCATTGGTGATGATGACTTTGTAGGTAAAGACATAATGAAATTGTCTCGGGCTAGAATACTTGGGTTGATATTCTGTCTCGACACTCACTTTTATTCCTTTTGTCTTTTGAGTAACCATCATTGGATCGTCATCGGGTAATTGCATTGCCTAATTCTTGAGAATACAAGTAAATCAATTTATTTTACATACAAAAAAAATGGATGTAAAAATTCACGAAAGCTGGAAAAACAAGCTTTACAAAGAATTTCAAAAGCCTTACTTTCAATCACTTACCTCATTCATCAAGACAGAGTATGCTCATTACAAAATTTACCCAAGAGGTACAGAAATCTTTCATGCCTTCGATTGCTCTCCTTTTGACAGCACGCGTGTAGTCATCATCGGACAAGATCCCTACCATGGTGAGGGACAAGCACATGGTCTCTGTTTTTCAGTCAACGAAGGGGTCAAACCTCCTCCTTCTCTTCAAAACATCTTCAAAGAGATCAAAGAAGATTTAGGACATCCAATCCCTTCATCTGGCAACCTTGATCGATGGGCCGAGCAAGGCGTATTGCTGCTCAACGCTACTTTGACCGTACGTGCCCAAACACCAGGATCACATCAAAACAAAGGGTGGGAAGAATTTACAGACGCAGTAATCTCTCAATTGTCTGACCAAAAAGAGCATCTGGTATTTTTACTATGGGGAGCGTATGCGCAAAAAAAAGGCCGTATCATTGATTCTAAAAAGCATTTGATTTTGGAATCTGCACACCCCTCACCTTTTGCGGCCTATCGAGGTTTCTTTGGCAACAAACACTTCAGCAAAACCAATATATACCTCAAAGAAAAAGGCTTACCAGAAATCATCTGGTAAGCCTTCCCATTTTGTAACAATGATTGGATCAGTTGATCCCACTGAACAGCCTAGACCATCGAATCTTGCCCAGTAAATCTGCATTGGGATCAATGGACATCCAAATAAAAGACGCTTCACCCACGATATGATCTTCAGGCACAAACCCCCAATACCTTGAGTCCTCAGAGTTGTGACGGTTATCCCCCATCATAAAATAATAATTTTGCTGAAAGGTGTATTCGGTAGCTACTTTACCATCAATAATCAATTTATTCTCTTGTACTTTGACATCCTCCAACCCTTCGTAATCTCGAATCGTCGAACCATAGGTAGCTACCATATCTTCGTCCAGCTGGATCGTCATCCCCTCTGCGGGAATCACCAATGGCCCGTAGTAGTCTACATTCCAAGGAAAACGAGAAGCGTCTGGAAAAATCCTAGGCTCTACGTCACTCTCTTGATGTCTGACTGGTATCACTCGCTTGACAAATGGCAGAGATTCGAATTTCTGTGCATCCTGTGGTCTTGCCTGTATGTAACAGCCACCATCGTAAGGTCTCACATCCCAAACCCCATTCTGCTCGAACACACGCTGATTGATCGTCTTGTCTGAGGCTATGAAATACAAAAACTGCATATCGGCGGGATTTTCGCCCTTCTCTCCATTGATGTAGACTTGTGTATCCTTGATCTCCAACGTATCTCCACCTACAGCGACACATCGTTTGATGTAGTGTGTTTTGAGATCTGTCGGATGCTCAAACTCTGGCGGATAGTTGAAAACTACTACGTCGTTTCGCTCGACATCACCCAAGCCAGGAAGCCTAAACTGTGGCAACTGAATCGCATCAGAGTAAGATGATAAATCACTCAAAGGCCCCCATAATTTTGCGTGCGTCAATGGCACTTGAAGAGGTGTTTTTGGTGTTCTTGGTCCATAGTTGATTTTGCTCACAAAGAGAAAATCACCTACTAGCAGTGTATTTTCCATCGAAGGAGTAGGAATCGTGTATGCTTCCATGAAAGCCCAACGAATCAAAGTTGCCGCGATCACAGCAAACACAATCGCATCCACCCACTCTCGAACCGCCCCCTTTTTCTTCTTTTCTTTTTTCTTAAAAATATTGAATATACTCATACTGATCGTTTCAAATATTAAAGTTGTAGCAAGTCATCCATAGAAAAAACGCCAGATTTACCCACCAGCCACTCTGAAGCGACCACCGCACCGAGGGCAAAACCCTTGCGGCTATGTGCTACGTGACTGATCTTGATCGTATCTACTTCTGAATCATATTGCACATCATGTGTACCTGGCACATTCTCGATTCGTTCGGAGACTATCCCCAATTCATCCGCTGCCTGTGTTTTCTCATTGACCCAATTCTTTTTCTCTTCCAAGTGCTTCATCATGCCTTCGGCCAAAGTAATGGCCGTACCACTCGGTGCATCTAATTTTTGGGTATGGTGTATTTCCACCATCGATGAATCATACCCTTTACCATTCATCATCTTGGCCAAAAACTCATTGAGTTTGAAAAACACATTGACCCCCAAACTGTAGTTGGATGCGTAGAAAAAACCTACTTGATTCTCAATGGCTATTGCAGAGACCTCTTCAAACTTGTCCAACCAACCCGTGCTACCGGATACTACAGGAACTCCATTTTGCAGACAAGTTTTGATGTTGTAAAAAGCAGATTCGGGTGCAGTAAATTCAATTACGACATCCGTGTTATCTGGTGCGATCTCGTTGAGTTCGGCAGGGTTATCTACCGTAATGATTTTAGACACTTGATGTCCTCTTTCTATCAAAATCTTTTCGATGGCTTGGCCCATTTTGCCATAACCTACTAGTCCTACCTTCATGTTATTTGCTCAAATTAAATACCACGGACATCCCTACGTTTCGTACTGTATATTCTGTCTGTGGCTTGTACGATGGCATGATTGCCAGCTCATCGTTGATATCAAATTCTATTAGGTGCGCTGCAACGTGTGCATCCACTATCGTGAGTAGATAATACACCGCTCCGATGATAATCATAAAATCACGATTGCGCTGAAACTGCTCTGCCTTACGCTGAAGCGAATAGGCATTGAATCTAGGAAAAGGATTCACTGTACTCTCATCGTCATCTGTCTCGGCAATCCAAGCATTTCTAAACGCAGTATAATAATCTTGGTTGTATTGGACAAGGTAACCGATCAGAATCGCCCCTCCATAGACAATGGGAAGCTTCCAATACTGTTTGTTGTACATCTGACCCAAACCTGGAAATACCGCGGAGTACAAAGCAGCTTTATTAGGGTCCAATTTGGACTTGCTACGGAATGACTCTATTCCTGGAGACTCTATGAACAAAGAGTCCTCATGAATGATATCCTCCTGCGCATACACAGAGTGTACAAACAGGACAAGTAGGATAGAGTAAACCGATTTTCTAATCAAGGTATCAAGCATCGATAATTTCCAAAATTCTATTGAGCTCCGTCACCGAAGAAAATGGAATTTTGATTTCTCCTTTATTTTGGTCATTCGCGGCGATTTTGATTCTCGTCCCGAAATGCGAAGATAGCTTATCTTGTACTTTTACTATTTCTTTATTCTCCTCTTTATTGGGAGTTTTTTCCTCTTGGGCGTCAGGAAAAGACGCTTGCTTGACCAATGCCTCAACTTTCCGCACAGATAAATCTTCGCTGAGAATCTTTTTGAGTAGATCCAACTGAAAGGAAGTATCCTCAATATTGATCAATGCACGAGCATGTCCCATCGATATTTTACCATCACGCACAGCCGCCTGAATATCTGGCGGCAACTTCAGTAACCTAAGATAGTTATTGACTGTAGAGCGCTTTTTTCCAACTCGATC
The DNA window shown above is from Reichenbachiella sp. 5M10 and carries:
- a CDS encoding DUF5683 domain-containing protein translates to MLDTLIRKSVYSILLVLFVHSVYAQEDIIHEDSLFIESPGIESFRSKSKLDPNKAALYSAVFPGLGQMYNKQYWKLPIVYGGAILIGYLVQYNQDYYTAFRNAWIAETDDDESTVNPFPRFNAYSLQRKAEQFQRNRDFMIIIGAVYYLLTIVDAHVAAHLIEFDINDELAIMPSYKPQTEYTVRNVGMSVVFNLSK
- the ung gene encoding uracil-DNA glycosylase, whose protein sequence is MDVKIHESWKNKLYKEFQKPYFQSLTSFIKTEYAHYKIYPRGTEIFHAFDCSPFDSTRVVIIGQDPYHGEGQAHGLCFSVNEGVKPPPSLQNIFKEIKEDLGHPIPSSGNLDRWAEQGVLLLNATLTVRAQTPGSHQNKGWEEFTDAVISQLSDQKEHLVFLLWGAYAQKKGRIIDSKKHLILESAHPSPFAAYRGFFGNKHFSKTNIYLKEKGLPEIIW
- the lepB gene encoding signal peptidase I, which translates into the protein MSIFNIFKKKEKKKKGAVREWVDAIVFAVIAATLIRWAFMEAYTIPTPSMENTLLVGDFLFVSKINYGPRTPKTPLQVPLTHAKLWGPLSDLSSYSDAIQLPQFRLPGLGDVERNDVVVFNYPPEFEHPTDLKTHYIKRCVAVGGDTLEIKDTQVYINGEKGENPADMQFLYFIASDKTINQRVFEQNGVWDVRPYDGGCYIQARPQDAQKFESLPFVKRVIPVRHQESDVEPRIFPDASRFPWNVDYYGPLVIPAEGMTIQLDEDMVATYGSTIRDYEGLEDVKVQENKLIIDGKVATEYTFQQNYYFMMGDNRHNSEDSRYWGFVPEDHIVGEASFIWMSIDPNADLLGKIRWSRLFSGIN
- the dapB gene encoding 4-hydroxy-tetrahydrodipicolinate reductase, which codes for MKVGLVGYGKMGQAIEKILIERGHQVSKIITVDNPAELNEIAPDNTDVVIEFTAPESAFYNIKTCLQNGVPVVSGSTGWLDKFEEVSAIAIENQVGFFYASNYSLGVNVFFKLNEFLAKMMNGKGYDSSMVEIHHTQKLDAPSGTAITLAEGMMKHLEEKKNWVNEKTQAADELGIVSERIENVPGTHDVQYDSEVDTIKISHVAHSRKGFALGAVVASEWLVGKSGVFSMDDLLQL
- the apaG gene encoding Co2+/Mg2+ efflux protein ApaG, translated to MVTQKTKGIKVSVETEYQPKYSSPRQFHYVFTYKVIITNESENTIQLKRRHWYIKDAAYSDREVEGEGVVGQQPTIEPGEEHVYVSGCNLRSGIGKMYGTYLMERIIDGKMIEVLIPEFVMVVPERNN